The Pirellulales bacterium DNA segment GAACGAGCAAGTACGCTCCACCGAGGGCCCGATTTTTCGCGCGAGCGCTTTGGAGAAAGCCGGCGTGGAGACGAAAGACGGCAAGGATGCCGGTAAGATTCAGGATTTGATTCTGGATCTCGATACAGGTCGCGTAGCGCTGCTCGTGCTGGACGGCCAGGTGGCCGATGGCGGATCAGCCAGCGTTGTTGTGCCGATGAGCGCCCTCGGGGATATCAACGGCAACAAGGAGTCTCTCCGATTGTCGTCCGAACAGGTGCAAACTGCCCCACATCCACCGAAGGATAAGGGCGACATCACGCGCGAGTGGACGGCCGTGGCTCTCCAGCATTTCGGAGTTACTCCGTATTGGAACAGCGAAAAGCTCGACGTCGGGTCGAAAGATGTGCTGATGCCTGTCAGCCGTTTGCGCGGCGGCGTCGTCACCGGTAAGGACGGCAAGGAAATCGGCCGCATCGCCGACTTCGCAGTCACTATGCGCGGTGACATTGCTTACGCGGGCGTGGCCATGGAAGGCAACGACCAAAGGCTTCATCCCATTCCGCTCAGCGCCTTTGTCGTGCCGGCGGGGAATGCGGCCTGGCAGTTGAGTCTCGCGCGAGACATCGTAGCGAACACCCCCACATTCGCGGCCGCGGA contains these protein-coding regions:
- a CDS encoding PRC-barrel domain-containing protein, encoding MAPNFVKALASNVKNGSLNANAEMANRRAVAFRGAHAVAAILLALGAWSSLSCSLVAQAIKPEERRTGPRPANEQVRSTEGPIFRASALEKAGVETKDGKDAGKIQDLILDLDTGRVALLVLDGQVADGGSASVVVPMSALGDINGNKESLRLSSEQVQTAPHPPKDKGDITREWTAVALQHFGVTPYWNSEKLDVGSKDVLMPVSRLRGGVVTGKDGKEIGRIADFAVTMRGDIAYAGVAMEGNDQRLHPIPLSAFVVPAGNAAWQLSLARDIVANTPTFAAADWPKTLDRGWLEYVHVRYGRSVFDGVNRTAHPNQARAEKSEVR